The following coding sequences are from one Maniola hyperantus chromosome 7, iAphHyp1.2, whole genome shotgun sequence window:
- the LOC117983582 gene encoding odorant receptor Or2-like: MLKHILGKLEDPEFPLLSPNIKALKFWGLLLPEIWSKKWMYIGFHISVIVFTATECAEILFVKDNMKLLLTNLKITFLATVSVGKVTSFLFWQKHWKSIINYVNEADKVQRQTRNIDKKAIIDKYTKYSRKITFYYWILMYTTVAILITQPMYKYFSSEIYRQNVKNGTETYTQVVSSWVPFNKNTIPGYILASLYQSYAAIYGGGWITSFDTNAIVVMVFFRGELECLRVDCSYIFGTENAPISNEEAKIRIKKCHKRHVELVKYSRLFDSCLAPIMLLYVIVCSVMLCATAYQITFESSALQRFIATEYLIFGVSQLFMYCWHSNEVLYVSYDLSLGPYESIWWSRDGSEQKDIKILTDQFKKVIVFSAGPFTEITVATFISILKGAYSYYTLLSQSQDD; encoded by the exons ATGCTAAAACACATTTTGGGCAAACTCGAAGATCCGGAGTTCCCATTACTGAGTCCAAATATAAAAGCCTTGAAGTTTTGGGGATTACTATTGCCAGAGATCTGGTCAAAAAAGTGGATGTACATAGGATTTCATATATCAGTGATTGTTTTCACTGCTACAGAATGCGCCGAAATTTTATTCGTGAAAGACAACATGAAATTACTTCTGACGAATTTGAAAATCACTTTTTTAGCAACAGTCAGTGTAGGTAAAGTTACAAGCTTTCTCTTTTGGCAGAAGCATTGGAAGAGTATTATCAATTACGTTAATGAAGCCGACAAAGTACAAAGACAGACCCGAAATATTGACAAGAAAGCAATCATCGATAAATATACTAAGTACAGTAGGAAAATCACGTTCTACTATTGGATTCTTATGTATACAACTGTTGCTATTTTGATCACTCAACCGATGTATAAATACTTCTCCTCCGAAATCTATAGACAAAACGTTAAAAATGGTACCGAAACTTATACTCAAGTCGTAAGTTCTTGGGTTCCATTCAATAAAAACACTATTCCAGGCTACATTCTTGCTTCTCTATATCAAAGCTATGCTGCTATCTATGGAGGTGGATGGATCACATCATTTGACACAAACGCTATAGTTGTTATGGTTTTCTTTAGAGGAGAGTTAGAATGTTTGAGGGTGGATTGTAGTTACATTTTTGGTACGGAAAATGCGCCTATCAGTAATGAAGAAGccaaaataagaataaaaaagtGTCACAAAAGACACGTAGAGTTGGTCAA atatTCTCGTCTATTCGATTCCTGTCTTGCCCCTATTATGCTGCTTTATGTGATTGTATGTTCAGTTATGTTGTGCGCTACAGCCTACCAGATAACA TTTGAATCGAGCGCATTGCAAAGGTTCATTGCAACGGAGTATTTAATATTTGGAGTCTCCCAACTCTTTATGTATTGCTGGCACAGCAATGAGGTGCTTTATGTC AGTTATGATTTATCTCTGGGACCGTATGAGAGCATCTGGTGGAGTCGTGACGGATCTGAACAGAAAGATATTAAAATACTCACTGACCAATTCAAAAAGGTTATCGTCTTTAGTGCAGGACCTTTTACTGAAATTACTGTAGCCACCTTTATTAGT ATCCTAAAGGGAGCTTATAGTTACTACACTCTGTTGAGTCAGTCGCAAGACGATTAG
- the LOC117983717 gene encoding LOW QUALITY PROTEIN: uncharacterized protein (The sequence of the model RefSeq protein was modified relative to this genomic sequence to represent the inferred CDS: inserted 2 bases in 2 codons; deleted 1 base in 1 codon), which yields MLKHILGKLEDPEFPLLSPNIKALKFWGLLLPXDLVKKWMYIGFHISVIVFTATEAPEILFVKDNMKLLLTNLKITFLATVSVGKVTSFLFWQKHWKSIINYVNEADKVQRQTRNIDKKAIIDKYTKYSRKXTFYYWILMYTTVAILITQPMYKYFSSEIYRQNVKNGTETYTQVVSSWVPFNKNTIPGYILASLYQSYAAIYGGGWITSFDTNAIVVMVFFRGELECLRVDCSYIFGTENAPISNEEAKIRIKKCHKRHVELVK from the exons ATGCTAAAACACATTTTGGGCAAACTCGAAGATCCGGAGTTCCCATTACTGAGTCCAAATATAAAAGCCTTGAAGTTTTGGGGATTACTATTGC GAGATCTGGTCAAAAAGTGGATGTACATAGGATTTCATATATCAGTGATTGTTTTCACTGCTACAGAA GCGCCCGAAATTTTATTCGTGAAAGACAACATGAAATTACTTCTGACGAATTTGAAAATCACTTTTTTAGCAACAGTCAGTGTAGGTAAAGTTACAAGCTTTCTCTTTTGGCAGAAGCATTGGAAGAGTATTATCAATTACGTTAATGAAGCCGACAAAGTACAAAGACAGACCCGAAATATTGACAAGAAAGCAATCATCGATAAATATACTAAGTACAGTAGGA TCACGTTCTACTATTGGATTCTTATGTATACAACTGTTGCTATTTTGATCACTCAACCGATGTATAAATACTTCTCCTCCGAAATCTATAGACAAAACGTTAAAAATGGTACCGAAACTTATACTCAAGTCGTAAGTTCTTGGGTTCCATTCAATAAAAACACTATTCCAGGCTACATTCTTGCTTCTCTATATCAAAGCTATGCTGCTATCTATGGAGGTGGATGGATCACATCATTTGACACAAACGCTATAGTTGTTATGGTTTTCTTTAGAGGAGAGTTAGAATGTTTGAGGGTGGATTGTAGTTACATTTTTGGTACGGAAAATGCGCCTATCAGTAATGAAGAAGccaaaataagaataaaaaagtGTCACAAAAGACACGTAGAGTTGGTCAAGTAA